A window of the Cloacibacillus sp. An23 genome harbors these coding sequences:
- the selB gene encoding selenocysteine-specific translation elongation factor — translation MAFSEYPFVIGTAGHIDHGKTTLVKRLTGVDCDRLSEEKKRGMTIELGFAPFTLPSGKTVSIIDVPGHEKFIRQMVAGAAGIDAVMLVIAADDGVMPQTREHLAILSLLGIKAGLTVINKIDLVDEEMLEMAIDDARTLLAGTFLGDKPIVPVSAVTGAGIEELKAELQKMTESSERKSRKGAFFLPVDRAFHISGFGTVVTGTTINGEVHEGDEVEILPEGHVSKIRSLQVHGTPVETATAGQRTAANLAGISLEEVRRGDVVAAKDCFTPSQCLDARIELLKDAEPIKHWQRLRLHVGTADTLARISLLDKDAIRPGETAAAQLITEEPVVTSMKSCFILRTYSPLVTVAGGRIIMPAGERPKSRREKEALIKFLDTLAAEPPLKDRVLALIDYKEIIPAADAARMNEITVTEMMRAISSCEAKGEIGIARGSDTTLISGAKLAEITETLRAALEKFHKEHPERKGMPSDECAKAISSGDAKFARELLALLAKREAIRFEDDRAALPDFEPFDEELFSSEVSALRDFAVKKGYSMPTLEEAQQSLGYSAEQMKRIISYLRERKSLALVTGGFLLFPEIEEDFMKKLSEIDGDITLAAVRDATGSSRKYALPLLEYFDSKGVTRRVGDKRILMKK, via the coding sequence ATGGCTTTCTCCGAATACCCGTTCGTAATAGGAACGGCGGGACACATCGACCACGGAAAAACAACTTTAGTAAAGCGTCTGACCGGCGTGGACTGCGACCGCCTCTCAGAGGAAAAGAAGCGCGGCATGACGATCGAGCTCGGCTTCGCCCCCTTCACGCTGCCATCGGGAAAGACGGTCAGCATAATCGACGTACCGGGACACGAGAAATTCATCCGCCAGATGGTCGCCGGCGCGGCGGGCATAGACGCGGTCATGCTCGTCATAGCGGCGGACGACGGCGTCATGCCGCAGACGCGCGAACACCTCGCCATACTCTCGCTGCTCGGCATCAAGGCGGGCCTTACCGTCATAAACAAAATAGACCTCGTTGACGAAGAGATGCTCGAAATGGCGATAGACGACGCGCGCACTCTGCTCGCCGGGACTTTCCTCGGGGACAAGCCCATAGTCCCAGTATCCGCCGTGACTGGCGCGGGCATCGAGGAGCTGAAAGCCGAGCTCCAGAAGATGACCGAAAGCTCTGAGAGAAAGAGCCGCAAGGGGGCCTTCTTCCTCCCAGTGGACCGCGCCTTCCACATCTCGGGCTTCGGCACCGTCGTCACTGGAACTACGATAAACGGCGAAGTCCACGAGGGAGACGAGGTTGAGATACTGCCCGAAGGACACGTCTCAAAAATACGCTCTCTCCAGGTACACGGAACCCCGGTAGAGACCGCAACGGCGGGACAGCGCACAGCCGCGAACCTCGCCGGAATTTCGCTCGAAGAGGTACGCCGCGGCGACGTCGTGGCGGCGAAGGACTGCTTCACTCCGTCGCAATGCCTCGACGCGCGCATAGAGCTTCTCAAGGACGCGGAGCCGATCAAGCACTGGCAGAGGCTCCGCCTGCACGTCGGCACGGCGGACACGCTCGCACGCATATCTCTGCTCGACAAGGACGCCATACGCCCCGGCGAGACCGCCGCGGCGCAGCTCATAACGGAGGAACCGGTCGTCACGTCGATGAAAAGCTGCTTCATCCTGCGCACATACAGCCCGCTCGTGACCGTGGCCGGCGGCAGGATAATTATGCCCGCCGGCGAACGCCCGAAGAGCCGCCGCGAAAAAGAGGCGCTGATAAAATTCCTCGACACCCTCGCCGCGGAGCCGCCGCTCAAGGACCGCGTACTGGCGCTAATAGATTACAAAGAGATAATACCGGCGGCCGACGCGGCGCGCATGAACGAAATAACCGTAACAGAGATGATGCGCGCGATATCGTCCTGCGAGGCGAAAGGAGAGATAGGCATAGCGCGCGGCTCGGACACGACTCTCATCTCGGGCGCGAAGCTCGCGGAAATCACCGAGACCCTGCGCGCCGCGCTCGAAAAATTCCACAAGGAACACCCGGAGCGCAAAGGAATGCCGTCAGACGAATGCGCGAAAGCGATCTCATCCGGCGACGCTAAATTCGCGCGCGAACTGCTCGCCCTGCTCGCCAAGCGCGAGGCGATACGCTTCGAGGACGACAGAGCCGCGCTGCCGGACTTCGAGCCCTTCGACGAGGAACTATTCTCCTCCGAGGTCTCGGCACTCCGTGATTTCGCCGTCAAAAAAGGCTACTCGATGCCGACCCTCGAGGAGGCGCAGCAGTCCCTCGGATATTCGGCGGAGCAGATGAAACGCATAATATCCTATCTGCGCGAAAGAAAATCGCTGGCGCTCGTCACCGGAGGCTTCCTGCTCTTCCCTGAAATAGAAGAAGATTTCATGAAAAAACTCTCGGAAATAGACGGCGACATAACGCTCGCCGCAGTCCGCGACGCTACAGGAAGCAGCAGAAAATACGCGCTGCCGCTGCTCGAATATTTCGACAGCAAGGGAGTTACAAGAAGGGTCGGAGACAAGCGGATACTGATGAAAAAATAA
- a CDS encoding Veg family protein, which translates to MPNTIESIREKITLHKGSRVSYRAANGRRKIEARSGVIQETYPSLFTVFIESQQSTVSFSYIDLLTKEVELQLEPSGENLF; encoded by the coding sequence ATGCCAAATACGATAGAATCAATACGCGAGAAAATAACTCTCCACAAAGGGTCAAGAGTCTCGTACCGTGCGGCGAACGGAAGGCGAAAGATAGAAGCGCGCTCCGGCGTGATACAGGAGACCTATCCGAGCCTGTTCACGGTATTCATAGAGTCTCAGCAAAGCACAGTATCCTTCAGTTACATCGATCTGCTCACCAAAGAGGTGGAGCTGCAGCTCGAACCCAGCGGAGAAAACCTTTTCTGA
- a CDS encoding 4-diphosphocytidyl-2C-methyl-D-erythritol kinase, with amino-acid sequence MKIEGENLVTKALAAVRKRWDAPPLDMTLEKFFPAGSGIGAGSGNAAALIKWLASRGAPLSAEETAKLGADVAFLASGSVMAEARGIGEKMTHFAPPFDFRWLLVFPKWSSGTGDAYAKLDAVRERRADRTEPEPGEDMARIDALARGGTAGLLPNDFYEVSAAEHAEYGEAERIAEASGARGWGLCGSGSAFFGLYAGAQEAEAAARAFGATDWALKTYIVE; translated from the coding sequence ATGAAAATAGAGGGTGAAAATCTCGTAACAAAAGCTCTCGCCGCGGTCAGAAAACGCTGGGACGCGCCCCCGCTCGATATGACGCTGGAAAAGTTTTTCCCAGCCGGCAGCGGCATCGGCGCGGGCAGCGGCAACGCAGCCGCGCTGATAAAATGGCTCGCCTCGCGCGGCGCGCCGCTAAGCGCGGAAGAGACCGCGAAGCTCGGAGCCGACGTGGCCTTCCTCGCATCCGGCAGCGTCATGGCGGAGGCGCGCGGCATAGGCGAAAAGATGACGCACTTCGCGCCGCCCTTCGATTTCCGCTGGCTCCTGGTATTCCCCAAATGGAGTTCCGGCACCGGGGATGCCTACGCGAAGCTCGACGCCGTCCGCGAAAGGCGAGCGGATAGGACTGAGCCGGAACCCGGCGAAGACATGGCGCGTATAGACGCTCTGGCGCGCGGCGGAACGGCGGGACTTCTGCCGAACGACTTCTACGAAGTGTCGGCGGCGGAACACGCCGAATACGGAGAGGCGGAAAGGATAGCCGAAGCTTCGGGAGCGCGCGGATGGGGGCTCTGCGGCAGCGGGAGCGCCTTCTTCGGCCTCTACGCCGGCGCCCAAGAGGCCGAGGCTGCGGCTCGGGCCTTCGGCGCCACTGATTGGGCGCTTAAAACATATATTGTGGAGTGA
- a CDS encoding phosphoribosyltransferase family protein, translating to MRGQRTERLVRLAAKFMMCPSKLVSLTDLANKFNVSKTVISDDVEVISSAMEADGLGRMTVDRGRSGGARFIPVCTPEYRRSYLSEVARMLADPERNLPGGLIYYSDLIFNPESAIQLGYCMASLFTETEPDVVMTSEVKGIPIAMFAAYALGVPLAVCRFRNRPSDGAAVGVHYPTASGDVKTMYIGTRQMKRGCRVLIIDDFMRGGSTASGMLLMAKQFEADVAGIGVFIAYDEPKEKSVPQYRSLLTLRHDADGEQRLTVTPEA from the coding sequence ATGAGAGGGCAGAGAACAGAACGGCTTGTCAGGCTTGCCGCAAAATTTATGATGTGTCCGTCGAAGCTCGTCTCGCTGACGGACCTGGCGAATAAATTCAACGTATCAAAAACCGTCATAAGCGACGACGTTGAGGTCATAAGCTCCGCGATGGAGGCCGACGGCCTCGGGCGCATGACAGTAGACCGCGGACGCAGCGGCGGAGCGCGCTTCATCCCCGTATGCACACCGGAATACCGCAGGTCGTACCTGTCTGAGGTAGCACGCATGCTAGCCGACCCGGAGAGGAATCTTCCGGGCGGGCTGATCTACTACAGCGACCTGATATTCAACCCGGAGTCGGCGATACAGCTCGGCTACTGCATGGCATCGCTCTTCACGGAGACTGAGCCCGACGTCGTGATGACCTCTGAGGTCAAGGGCATACCTATAGCGATGTTCGCGGCCTACGCTCTCGGCGTGCCGCTGGCGGTCTGCCGCTTCCGCAACCGCCCGAGCGACGGAGCGGCGGTAGGCGTACATTATCCGACGGCCAGCGGCGACGTCAAGACGATGTATATCGGCACGCGCCAGATGAAGCGCGGCTGCCGCGTGCTGATAATAGACGACTTCATGCGCGGCGGAAGCACGGCCTCAGGAATGCTGCTGATGGCGAAACAGTTCGAAGCCGACGTCGCCGGGATCGGCGTATTCATCGCATATGACGAACCGAAAGAAAAGTCCGTTCCCCAATACCGCTCTCTGCTGACGCTGCGCCACGACGCGGACGGCGAGCAGAGGCTGACGGTCACGCCGGAAGCATAG
- a CDS encoding ferredoxin, whose product MSIKVNLDDCIGCGVCAELCPQSFKLDELEGKSLVISQEVTAAVKEAADSCPVSAIEIF is encoded by the coding sequence ATGAGCATCAAGGTTAACTTGGATGACTGCATCGGATGTGGCGTGTGCGCCGAACTTTGTCCGCAAAGCTTCAAGCTGGACGAGCTCGAAGGTAAAAGTCTCGTGATTTCGCAGGAGGTCACAGCGGCGGTAAAGGAAGCCGCCGACAGTTGCCCGGTCTCTGCAATTGAGATTTTTTAA
- a CDS encoding GNAT family N-acetyltransferase — MRKYHTLRRFACDDRRHNNDSYQEKYKQTFNDLNTEWIVKLFGKVEKEDTETFGHLNEILAGGAMIYLAVEGDKVLAVCMVRPTGNGEWEMCKMGAAGQCTGTGAGSAVFESCRNYALAYGAKRIFLLSNDKLKPALHIYEKFGFKEVKLENYEYERGNIAYEYIA; from the coding sequence GTGCGAAAATACCACACTTTACGCCGCTTTGCCTGCGATGATCGGAGACACAATAACGACTCGTATCAGGAAAAATACAAGCAGACGTTCAACGACCTGAACACCGAGTGGATCGTCAAGCTTTTCGGCAAGGTCGAGAAAGAGGACACGGAGACCTTCGGCCACCTCAACGAGATACTCGCGGGCGGCGCGATGATATACCTCGCGGTCGAGGGCGATAAGGTGCTCGCCGTCTGCATGGTGCGTCCGACGGGGAACGGCGAGTGGGAGATGTGCAAGATGGGCGCCGCTGGCCAGTGCACGGGGACTGGGGCCGGAAGCGCAGTTTTCGAGAGCTGCAGGAACTACGCGCTGGCTTACGGGGCAAAGCGAATTTTTCTCCTGTCGAACGACAAGCTGAAGCCCGCGCTCCACATCTACGAGAAGTTCGGCTTCAAAGAAGTCAAGCTCGAAAACTACGAATACGAACGCGGCAACATCGCCTATGAATATATAGCTTAA
- a CDS encoding PhzF family phenazine biosynthesis protein has protein sequence MTKSLKQYVVDAFTDEVFSGNPAAVCVMDEWLTEKTMLDITRENNLSETAFAVKEGEGYRLRWFTPGGEIDLCGHATLACACVIMNFIEKDASEAAFDTLSGRLTVTRRGGLYEMDFPAYSLRPIPVMEEISGALGAVPSEAYMGRDMLCVFDDEEIVRALAPDMEKLKKLDGLLTQVTARGRETDCVSRSFAPKCGVAEDPVCGSGHCHIVPYWAEKLCKDEITAYQASPRGGTLYCRMEGARVKLAGKAALYSEAEIYPF, from the coding sequence GTGACGAAAAGTCTCAAGCAATACGTAGTGGACGCCTTCACTGACGAGGTATTTTCAGGAAATCCGGCGGCGGTCTGCGTAATGGACGAATGGCTGACGGAAAAGACGATGCTCGATATAACGCGAGAGAACAACCTATCGGAGACGGCCTTCGCCGTAAAAGAGGGCGAGGGCTACCGTCTTAGGTGGTTTACCCCCGGAGGCGAGATAGACCTGTGCGGACATGCGACGCTGGCATGCGCCTGCGTAATTATGAATTTCATAGAAAAGGACGCTTCCGAAGCGGCCTTCGACACGCTGAGCGGCAGGCTGACCGTAACGAGGCGCGGCGGGCTTTACGAAATGGACTTCCCGGCCTACAGCCTGCGGCCGATCCCTGTAATGGAAGAAATTTCCGGCGCGCTCGGAGCCGTTCCGAGCGAAGCGTACATGGGGCGCGACATGCTCTGCGTATTCGACGACGAGGAAATAGTGCGCGCTCTCGCGCCCGACATGGAAAAGCTGAAAAAACTCGACGGCCTTCTGACGCAGGTCACGGCGCGCGGACGTGAAACCGACTGCGTCTCGCGCAGCTTCGCGCCGAAATGCGGCGTCGCCGAAGACCCGGTATGCGGCTCCGGCCACTGCCACATAGTCCCCTACTGGGCGGAAAAGCTCTGCAAAGACGAAATCACCGCATATCAGGCGTCGCCTCGCGGCGGCACGCTCTACTGCCGCATGGAGGGCGCGCGCGTAAAGCTGGCGGGCAAGGCGGCGCTGTACAGCGAGGCGGAAATTTATCCGTTCTAG
- the holA gene encoding DNA polymerase III subunit delta, producing the protein MPQLLLIAASGTAQRRLLEETCAELEKKGYTAAGRQEGGEWNSLLSDNMTGGLFDEKRFVVVESAFSMGQFPEKLASVVEPSSDVVLLLVYESDAKSQPSKFIPKDVLAKCRVMKPAEFPRWPRERQAWVTRLANELGAPLTAQGAAMIVELLDDPEEIRAQLKSLKFLKKNGTIDAADVRQMCLDDGSRNLLRLLDGLCTGDAAGVVASLRAMSSSADLIPSITPIHNRMRLAWYASLGNDGAAIGRALGAKDYAWRMAQQAARRYGRTALTEFVCALLRISIEERSGRGAGWNGLETAVITLLASARR; encoded by the coding sequence ATGCCGCAGCTCCTCCTGATAGCCGCGTCGGGCACGGCTCAGAGACGGCTGCTGGAGGAGACGTGCGCGGAGCTCGAAAAAAAAGGATACACGGCCGCCGGCAGGCAGGAGGGAGGGGAGTGGAACTCCCTTCTCTCCGACAACATGACCGGCGGCCTTTTTGATGAAAAACGCTTCGTAGTCGTGGAATCGGCCTTCTCGATGGGGCAGTTCCCTGAGAAGCTCGCCTCGGTCGTGGAGCCGTCGTCCGACGTTGTGCTTCTGCTCGTATACGAAAGCGACGCGAAGTCCCAGCCTTCCAAATTCATCCCGAAAGACGTCCTCGCGAAATGCCGCGTGATGAAGCCCGCGGAATTCCCGCGCTGGCCCAGAGAGCGGCAGGCGTGGGTCACGCGCCTCGCGAACGAGCTAGGCGCGCCGCTGACGGCGCAGGGAGCGGCGATGATAGTAGAACTCTTGGACGACCCGGAAGAGATACGCGCCCAGCTCAAAAGCCTTAAATTCCTGAAAAAAAACGGCACGATAGACGCGGCGGACGTGAGGCAGATGTGCCTCGACGACGGCAGCCGCAACCTGCTGCGGCTGCTCGACGGCCTGTGCACAGGCGACGCCGCCGGCGTCGTGGCAAGCCTGCGCGCGATGTCCTCGTCCGCAGACCTCATCCCGTCCATAACGCCGATACACAACAGGATGCGCCTCGCATGGTACGCTAGCCTCGGCAACGACGGCGCTGCGATAGGACGCGCGCTCGGCGCGAAAGACTACGCATGGCGCATGGCGCAGCAGGCGGCGCGGCGTTACGGCCGCACCGCGCTGACGGAATTCGTCTGCGCCCTGCTGAGAATCAGCATAGAAGAAAGAAGCGGCCGCGGCGCGGGCTGGAACGGCCTTGAAACAGCGGTGATAACGCTGCTTGCGTCCGCGCGCCGCTGA
- the leuS gene encoding leucine--tRNA ligase — protein MPYDFAAIEPKWQKEWADAKIFEVEADPSKEKFYCLEMFPYPSGALHMGHLRNYTIGDLMARFLRMNGKNVLYPMGFDSFGMPAENAAIKHKTAPSDWTWSNIEHMTQQLKHAGYSYDWRRRVETCSERYYRWNQWLFLQFYKKGLVYRKHAPVNWCEKCQTVLANEQVVGDGVCWRCGTPVTKRGLDQWFIRITEYAQELVDCLDELTGWPERVVTMQRNWIGRSEGVHFEMDIADTELKLEAFTTRIDTIFGVTFVAMAAEHPYVEEFAKRIGGKKAEEMLDFAKRMSNRSAIERTAVGTDKQGMDTGFFAINPVNGEKVPIWIADYILTDYGTGAIMGVPAHDQRDFDFARKYNIPVITVVRPADGEAPDGATMPAAVAADGVACNSGFLDGLPTPEAIKKAADWFEEHGKGKREIQFRLRDWLISRQRYWGTPIPMVYCDHCGIVPVPEDQLPVKLPLDIEMPENGGNPLALRPDWYETTCPVCGRPAKRETDTMDTFFCSSWYFDRYTSPWCDDKPFDPEAAKYWMPVDQYIGGIEHACLHLIYARFFTKVLSDLGLLPKDVREPFKRLLTQGMVIKDGAKMSKSLGNVVDPDEIIKKYGADTARLFILFAAPPEKDLDWSERGVEGANRFLGRVWRLVEGSLDQLKAASPERVPMKDITLKEERDMKRVIHSTLDRVTKDIRDERQFNTAVARLMELANALIAYAPADEKGWRVKREGVETLLCCLSPFAPHITEELWHMLGNEDFLSVHPWFKVEEEALVEDSATIVLQINGKVREQFTVPAGLSKEELLAEVMGREETKKRIEGKEIVKTIAVPGKLVNIVVKG, from the coding sequence ATGCCGTATGATTTTGCCGCCATAGAGCCTAAATGGCAGAAAGAATGGGCGGACGCTAAAATCTTCGAGGTCGAGGCCGATCCGTCGAAGGAGAAGTTCTACTGCCTCGAGATGTTCCCCTATCCGAGCGGCGCGCTCCACATGGGGCACCTGCGCAATTACACGATAGGCGACCTTATGGCGCGCTTCCTGCGCATGAACGGGAAGAACGTACTTTATCCGATGGGCTTCGACTCTTTCGGTATGCCCGCCGAGAACGCGGCGATAAAGCACAAGACCGCGCCGTCGGACTGGACTTGGAGCAACATAGAGCACATGACGCAGCAGCTCAAGCACGCGGGCTACAGCTACGACTGGAGACGCCGCGTCGAGACCTGCAGCGAGAGATACTACCGCTGGAACCAGTGGCTTTTCCTCCAGTTCTATAAAAAAGGACTCGTCTACCGCAAGCACGCGCCGGTCAACTGGTGCGAGAAATGCCAGACGGTGCTCGCCAACGAGCAGGTCGTCGGAGACGGCGTCTGCTGGAGGTGCGGCACGCCTGTCACGAAGCGCGGACTCGACCAGTGGTTTATCCGCATAACGGAGTACGCGCAGGAGCTTGTGGACTGCCTCGACGAACTCACGGGCTGGCCCGAGCGCGTCGTCACGATGCAGCGCAACTGGATAGGCCGCTCCGAAGGCGTGCATTTCGAGATGGATATAGCGGACACGGAGCTTAAGCTCGAAGCCTTCACGACGCGCATCGACACCATATTCGGCGTCACATTCGTCGCGATGGCGGCGGAGCATCCCTACGTCGAAGAATTCGCGAAGCGCATAGGCGGCAAAAAGGCCGAGGAGATGCTCGACTTCGCGAAACGCATGTCGAACCGCAGCGCGATAGAGCGCACCGCGGTCGGCACCGACAAGCAGGGCATGGACACGGGATTCTTCGCGATCAACCCGGTCAACGGCGAGAAGGTCCCCATCTGGATCGCCGACTACATCCTCACCGACTACGGCACGGGGGCCATCATGGGCGTCCCCGCGCACGACCAGCGCGACTTCGACTTCGCGCGCAAATACAACATTCCGGTCATCACGGTCGTCCGCCCCGCGGACGGGGAAGCGCCAGACGGCGCGACGATGCCCGCGGCCGTCGCCGCCGACGGCGTGGCCTGCAACTCGGGCTTCCTCGACGGGCTTCCGACGCCTGAGGCCATCAAGAAGGCCGCCGACTGGTTCGAGGAGCACGGCAAGGGCAAGCGCGAGATACAGTTCCGTCTCCGCGACTGGCTCATTTCGCGCCAGCGCTACTGGGGCACGCCGATACCGATGGTCTACTGCGACCACTGCGGCATAGTCCCCGTGCCCGAGGACCAGCTTCCCGTCAAACTGCCGCTCGACATCGAGATGCCCGAGAACGGCGGAAACCCGCTCGCGCTGCGTCCAGACTGGTACGAGACGACCTGCCCCGTCTGCGGGCGTCCCGCGAAGCGCGAGACGGACACTATGGACACCTTCTTCTGCTCGTCGTGGTATTTCGACCGCTACACCTCGCCGTGGTGCGACGACAAGCCCTTCGACCCCGAGGCGGCTAAATACTGGATGCCGGTCGATCAGTACATCGGCGGCATCGAGCACGCCTGCCTGCACCTCATCTATGCGAGGTTCTTCACGAAGGTGCTCTCCGACCTCGGACTGCTGCCGAAGGATGTGCGCGAGCCGTTCAAGCGCCTTCTGACGCAGGGAATGGTCATCAAGGACGGGGCCAAGATGTCCAAATCTCTCGGCAACGTCGTTGACCCGGACGAAATAATCAAGAAATACGGCGCGGACACCGCGCGCCTCTTCATCCTCTTCGCCGCTCCGCCCGAGAAGGACCTCGACTGGTCCGAGCGCGGCGTCGAAGGCGCGAACAGGTTCCTCGGCCGCGTCTGGCGTCTCGTCGAGGGCAGCCTCGACCAGCTCAAAGCCGCCTCGCCGGAGCGCGTCCCGATGAAGGATATAACGCTCAAGGAAGAGCGCGACATGAAGCGCGTCATACACAGCACGCTCGACCGCGTCACGAAGGACATCCGCGACGAGCGCCAGTTCAACACCGCCGTCGCGCGCCTCATGGAGCTCGCTAACGCGCTCATAGCCTACGCCCCAGCCGACGAGAAGGGCTGGCGCGTGAAGCGCGAGGGCGTTGAGACGCTGCTCTGCTGCCTCTCGCCGTTCGCGCCGCACATCACGGAAGAGCTCTGGCACATGCTCGGCAACGAGGACTTCCTCTCCGTCCACCCGTGGTTCAAGGTTGAGGAAGAGGCTCTCGTTGAGGACAGCGCCACGATAGTCCTTCAGATAAACGGCAAGGTGCGCGAACAGTTCACCGTGCCGGCGGGCCTCTCGAAAGAAGAGCTCCTCGCCGAGGTAATGGGCCGCGAAGAGACCAAAAAGCGCATAGAGGGCAAGGAAATAGTCAAGACGATAGCCGTCCCTGGCAAACTCGTCAACATAGTGGTGAAGGGCTGA